The genomic DNA GGGTTGCACCTTGCAACGTGGGTCTCTGGGAATAACGGcgaccctgcccctgccccaggaaTGTCTTTATCCCCCTCCCCCATTATTTTGTGGCTAATTCCTGCTTGACTCTCGAGACTCAGCTTTGCTCAGCTCCTCCAGGAGCCCCCCGCCGCCACTACGCACCATTTTGTCCTTTACCCAATGGCTGCATCATCTGTTCACACGTCAGCCTGACcctgggctctagagggcagggcCTGACCCGCAGGGGGACTCGGAGAGTGTCCGCTGGCCTTGCCTCTCCTCACAGGAAGCCCAGAGCTCTGGGGAGACCGCTGGGACCCAGGCCTCCCCGGTGTGCGTGCACGACGGCCGCCTCACCCCAgcgtcccagccctgcctgcaccCGCCCACCTTGAGGTCGTAGAAGATGATGTCTCCGAGCACCAGATACACCTTCACGTAGTACAGGGTCTCCTCGTCAAATTCCAGTGGCGAGGTGCAGAGCGAGAGTGCCTTGAGGTAGAAGTGCTCGGCCAGCTCCCCGTGGCCCAGCTGCTGGTGCAGGGCGGCCAGCCGATGGTAGGCCACCCGCTCGTTCAGCCGGTCCCCTGGGGACGCAGGGAGGGATCACGAGTGAGGACATGGCTGCTCAGGGTGGCGGGGCACAGGCCAGCCAGGAGCACCCGGCCGTCACCGTCTCCGAGCTCCAGCCGGCCCCTTCCTGGCCCCAGACTcactttcccatctgtaaagggGACCTGATAAGGCCCGCTCCCCTTCTTCCTCGGGGACGCGGCAGAGTCATGGATCACGCTGCCCTGGCTCTGGGCCTGCACGGACCCTCCTGGACGGGGGCTTTGGTGACTGTTTTGACTGGAGAACCCAAAGTCCTGCGGTCTGTGCACCTGCAGGTGCCAGGGCTCTGGTCAACCTGCAAACATGACCTTTGGCCTCCCGCTGCACAGTCAGCGGCCCCTACCCCGTCCTCGGGGAGTCACCACACGAGGCTGTCTCCAAGATCCTCCCCCTTCCAGGGCTCCcctgctgagcacctactgtgtgcccagccctccTGGGCTCCCTGTCTCGGGGAAGACGTTAGGCACAGAGGGATTCGGGCCTTGAGGGACCGGCCTCTGGAAAGGGGACCGGGATTTGGCCAGCCAGCAGGGGCTGCTGGCGGCGAGTGGGGAAGGGACAGCGGGAGGGGACAGCAGGCAGAAAGTCACGGGGTGGGCCTGCCTGGGGCCTTGGCCAGCCTTGTGGTCAGCAAGGTGGGGGGCAGCGGGGGAGCCGCAGAGCTGGCGTTGCTCGTCCAGCCTGCGGCGCTTCCTGAGACCCCGGGCGGGTGCGCTGCTGCCCGTCTCAGCAGCCTGGCCCGCAGGAGAGGCGCCTGCAGCCCGGGAGACGCGCGGCCGCGCTCAGACCTCAGAGGTGGAGGCCCTGGGCCCGGGGTGCGGCTTACCGAGGGTGACGCTGAGGGCCAGGGCCGTGTGGGCGAACTCCAGGCCCTCCTGCGGCGCCTCCGTCTCGGCCAGCAGCGCTGCCAGCTTGTTGCAGAGACGCAGCTCGGCCTCCTGGCTCCCCGTGTTCACGGCCAGGGGCAGCGCCCGGTCCTGCGAGCACAGGCGGGCGGGTCAGGCCTCCGCCCGCAGCAGCCAGCCAGGCCCGGTACCCTCCTCAGAGCCCCCACTAACCCACTGGAGCTTTACACAGCTCTGCCCCCCCAGGAAAGGCCAGCTCAGAGTGGTGTGACACCCCCAGCGTCACTGGGCCACGAGTAAGCTGGGTGTGAGCCTTGCCCATCGAGCTACACCACACACACTCAGACCAGCCCTGACCCTCCTGGGTGGTGGGCGCCTGACCAGGAAGGTCCAACACCCCTCTAGGCTCTAAATACGCCGCGTTTATCTGTCCCCTGGGGCTGAGCCACACGCACGAGCTGGGCAGACGGACGGGGAGAAGCTGCCCTCCCTGGCAGGCACGTGCAGACCTGGCCCTGCTCCGGGTCCTCCCCCTGATGTGCTGTGTGTCCTTAGGCACACCCTtgtgcctctctgagcctgtttcttcatctgtaaaacggggacagTCCTCGCCTCCCAGGGGTGTTTGGATCACGGAGATGCATGTCCTACGATGGTCCTTCTTTGCTCTGTCCctcccaggctggggctgggggccaagGTCATCCCTGACCAAACCACCGGGAAACTAAACATGTGCGTGGGGGACGCCGCCTCCAGGAGGGATGCCCCCTGAGGCCCACCTGCCTGGACCCACAGCCGCCGCTCACCCGGTAGAAGGACACGGCTTTCTCCCGCTCCCAGGTCCCGTTGAAGAAGATGTCTCCAGCCGCCTCAAAGAGCTGCAGCCCCAGCTTGGGGTCCCCTGTGTACAGGGCCGCGTTCTGTGCCACCTGTGGGGATGCAGAAACTCTCATGGGTCCCCCAGTGACCTGGCAGGGCGAGGCGGCAGGGCCCGCTGGGGGAAGCTCACAGCCACCTGCCGGCCGCCCGGGACCCTCTATCACACCGACACGGAGCGAGGGTTCTTTCCTCTCATACACCTCAGTCCCTGTGCATGCGGGGCCCTTGTCCCCTGCTGGCATGAGGACAAATCATCTAAGCTCTGTGTCCCAGGAGGAGGCCTttccagctgaggccccaggagCCGGCACGTGTGGGCTGGGGAGGCGCTCGGGACGGAGCTCAGAGCCAGCCTCTGAATCCTGCCGGCCGTGCCCAGACCACAGCATCCTCGCTCGGCTTCACCTGGGGCTCCCAAATCCTGGCTCGTTGGGCCCCCCATCTTCCCTCCCGAGCACTTAGAGACACCCAACCGCATGTCCACTTGTCTCTCCCTCCAGAGGACTGAGGCTGTCGCTCCTCTGCCGCGTCCAGGGCTTCACACGTGCCTGGcgcgtagtaggtgctcagaaaaaaACGCCGAGTGACTGAGGGGACCAGCCCTGGTCCGCAGTCCAGCCACACCCAGCGGCTCGCAGCCCTGACCTTGCTGCACTCCCGGGCACCGCTGGGCCTTTGCACCTATGAGTCCTGGTGCAGGAATACCCCATATGCCTACCACCGCCCTACAATTCCAACAGCCTCCGTGACCCCAGGCTGACCGAGCGCACCCCCCCGCTCCTTTCTGTGCCGCAGCCCTGGCCCCAGGCAGCATTCCTTGTGGAGGAGGCTGTACCCTCCACCGGCCGCCAGCTACTGATCTGGTTCGTCAACCCCGGCCTGGCCCAGGGGAGGTACACAGCAGGTGcccaaaaggaaaaaacccacaaggcTCTTGAGTCTCTCAATTTGTCACAAATCACGTCATGTTTGAGAAACTGTCAAAAAACGGAGCTTCTGTGATAAACGTGTTTTTTAAGGAGAAATGCCGTGCACTGCTGAAGCGAGTTCTGTGTGTCAGCTGAGTGGGCACGACATTTGCACATTTATCGAGCACTTGCTGTGTACCAACACAGCCGGGGGCACTGTCCCCAGAGCCCCTGTCCCCAGAGCTCAGCTGGTTATGCAAGATGCTGGAGGTCTGGGGCGGCGGGAGATGGCGCGGGCACCTGGCACGCGACGGCTTAGGGGTGAGTGGGCGGGTGGGTGAGTGACCGCGCGCGCACGCCCGGAGCCCTCGCACCTGGATGTAGACATCCACCAGCTCGTTCTGCTGGAGGATGTAGTAGATCTTCCCCGCCTGCAGCCAGGCGTGCGCCTCCTTGTCCTTCTTCTGCAGGTCGATGAATATCCCCAGACTGCGCTTGGTGTAGTCCAGCGCGGATTTGTAGGCCCTGGAATTAGACGTGGGCGGTCAGAACAGGTCTCCCGGGCCAGCCGCCCATGTGGATTGGACGGGGCTCTCCCCGGGGCCGTCTGGTGACCATGGACCTGAAACGTCAGGAGCAGGAAAAGAGCCTGCCCTTCCCAGGCTGCTGGGAGATCCGGGATGAACATACAGCAACTCGTCCAGCAAAGATGAAGGAGGCCCTTGGGACGGAAGCAGGCAGCACAAGGCAGGAGGAGCGTGCTGTTCGTCTGCCTCATTTCCCCAAACACAGCCCCGTGTCCCTTCCAGACGCAGCAGGGATTGTGGCCACTGGGCAGAAATTTAGAGATCGTCCAGGCTACTGGCTATCACACCAAGGGAAGATCGGAACCACCCAGGGGGGCTGTTCAGACACAGATCGCCGGGCTCTGCTCCCAGAGCTGCTGACTCAGGAAGTCTGGAGTGAGGCCTGGGAATGTGCATTTCCAGCCAGCGCCCCGGCAAGGTGGAGGCTGCTGATCCGGGGTCCCCACTTTGTGGAGCATCGATCTAGGTCGCTGGCCCATTGGCCCTGCTGTGAAACTGAGGCCCGAGGATGAGAGGCGGAGGCCAGGACGGGCACATCTGAGTCCCAGGGAACCTGGCTCCTTCCCCGCCCTCGGGGAGCCCCCACGCTGCAGGGGGTGTTGTGAGACTGCCAGCCTGCAGGCTGTGTGGTCCAGCCATGTGTCACCCACCCCCGGTCAGGATGCTCTGGGTGGGCTTCTTCACGTGTGGTTCTGAAATCCTGTCCCAGGGAAGCAGGTGGGACAGTCAGCTGTCTCCAGTGGATGAGAATCCTCTGGGCACACGTGGCTGCTGTCCTCACATCTGAGGGGACAGACGAGGACCAGACTACCTCGCCCAGAGCTGGGCCAGCGAGAAAAGACTCAGGGCAGAGCGGGGTCAGCTTCCAGAAGCCACCACGGCAGGAAGAAAGGTCCAGAAACACATGCTCTGCCTCCCTTGGGGATGAGACCAGGCCTGCTGGCCCAGAGCCCGTCTGACCCTAAGGGATGAAATGGCCCTTGAGGAGGGGCTGTTCTAGGATGGTGGTCCAGCATCCTCACCACCCTGCCCGCCCCCAGGGCCAGCCCTCACCTCTCGGTGCCCAGGGACAGGTAGAGCTGGCTGATGGCCTCCAGGAGCTGCCCCTCCAGCACCTTGTCGGCCACCCTGCGGGCCAGCGAAAGCTGGAACTCGTGGTAGACGACACACTGGGCCTCACTGGGCATGACTGTGCTGTAGAAGTGACACAGCCGCTGGACGGCGTGCAGCTGGCCTGGGCGGGAGACAAAGGAAAAGGCTCCCATCATGCATCACAGCAACGTTTGCAGGGTCAAAGTCCCCTGCTGGGTGCCCGCCTCTGTGCGCTGGGGTCATTGCACATGCAGACAGGCTGAGCgtcctgctcaaggtcacacagccggcGAGCATCTCGAGACAGGGCCAGGCCAGGCATGTCACAGGGGCTCCAGGGACAGCACCGACCACTTTTATAACCCTCAGGCTGGGCCGTCCTGGCCGGGCTCTCCCACCGCGCCAGGGTGCTGTTTCTGCTTCACAGAGCTCCTCCCAGCCCAACAGGGGCTGCCCTCACACCGAGCGGACAAGGCAGGGATCACCGGCACCCCCTGTGGCAGAAGGGCAAGCTGAGTTCAAAGCCGGGGCACACGGCATGCGGGGGAGAAGGGATTCAAATCCAGCTCCGCTATTCCAGAGCCGATCCTCCTTCATGAAGCCGGGCTCCAAGCCCTCAGCCGTACTTGCCTCTCCTAAAACCAGAGGGTTGGGAACCATTGGGAGCTTCCACTCTTAAAAATAACCCGGGGATGAACAAGCCACGAGAAGACGTGAACGACACGGCGAACCAACCAGACCTAAGAGACCACAGAACGTGCCCCCAGCAACAGCAGAACATGTGTTCTTCACGTGCCCACGAACATTCTCCAGGACGGACCAGAGACTGGATCACAGAACTATTCTCTGCAAAcgtaaaaggattgaaatcatgcGAAGCGTGTTCTCCAGGTGCAACGGAATGAAATcaggaatcagtaacagaaggaAGTTTGGGAAATTCACAGACCTGTACACATGGGCAGCATATTCCTCAATCACCAGTGGGTCAAGGAAGGAAACTAAAAGATATTGGAGATGAGTGAGCATAAAAGCACAACGTACCACAATTTAGGGGATGCGgagaaagcagtgcttagaggaacTTTATTACTGTAAATGCCTGTgtcaaacaaagaataaaaaattcaaatcaaaaccctAAACTCCccccttaagaaactagaaaaagaaaagttaattagacccaaagcaagcaaaaggaaggaaaaataaaagttcaagcggaaatgataaaatgatagagaacagaaagatagagaaaatcaatgaaacccagggatggtcctttgaaaagattaacaaaattgacaaatctttagctggACTGAccgagaaaaaaaagaaagaagatgaaaatcaCTAAAACCAGGAGTGAAAAAGGGGACGTTACTACCGATCTCACGGAAATAAAGGGCATGCTATGAACagctgtatgccaacaaattaggtAACCAAGATGGAACGGACAAATCCTAGGAAGACACAAACTACTGAAAGGGgctaaaaaaggaagaagaccaCGCACGGAGCGACCCTGGGGTGTCACCCTAGCCCTTAGTCTCCTCACTGTTCAATACAGGGGAGGAGCAAACAACATGACCCTCTGGGTCCCCCAGCTCTGCATTCCCAAGTCTGAATCCCCAGGGCCCGGGTctggggaggtgggtcaaagGAGGTTTCTGACAGGCACACAGGGGGGCCACGTTCCACTGCCGAGCACCACCAGGACCTGCctgagggcacggggagggtCAGGGACCCAGCtcttggttccttctggaggtccAGAGGGACCCCTTCCAGCCTCAGTGAGTGGTCTACATCCCTCAGTAGCTCCCCAGCGCTCTCAGGAAAAACACCAAACCACAGCCTGGGCTCCTGGGCTCCTGGGCTCCTGGGCCCCTGCCTAGCTTCCCACCTGAGGTTCTCACCACACCCCCACCTGACCCTCTCACTCCAAACTCTGCACCTCCCTGTGCGGCCCAGCTCactcaccccagggcctttgcactggctgctcCTTCTGCCAGACCCCCCTCCCGTGCTTGGCTAAAGCCTCCTCCTCCCTCAAGTCCCAGACTGATCAGACCTTCCCGACCTACGAGCTGAGGCCTGGGCCCCATGTTTAAGCTGAGCTCCTGCTTTTGTCCTCTTGTGACCCAGGCATCTGTTTCCCACGCTTGGCCGCCAGCCCCCAGTGAGGACCGCTCGGGTGCCTTTGCAGGTGGAGCCCCGCACAGAGCCTGGAGTATTCACACAAGTAGCTGTTGGATGAAGCAACTGTCTTGCACCCTCTGTGCAGGGCAGACGCCAGGGCTGCTGGGAGACGCCAGCACCAGCTAAAGCACCCAGCATTCAAGGCCCAGGTGGCTCCTCCGCACGGCTGCCCCCGCCTGGCCTGGGCTATGTCCAGGGTCACCACCGCCCATTTGCCGGAGATGGCCAGGATTCCCGGCCTCGGGACTTTCAATGTACAAAGCAGGACGGTCCCAGGCAAATCGGGATGAGTCGTTTGCCCTGGTGACATCTGACCCGGCGTGGGACACCCTCAAGGCGTCTGCAAACGTCTGCTGGTTTCCAGCACTCGGCACTGTCAGTGCAAAAACAACCGCTCGCCTCTGAATCGCAAACCCCAGGTGTGTTCTGAACAGAGGTGGAAAGAAAacgtgttttctttctttccaggaaGCCAGTGTGGCCCACACTTACTCTCCAAATGGTCCGTCTCCACGGCGACCAGAAAGGCCCACTCGTAGTAGCACTTGCCCTGCCGGGTGAGGGCCCTGCGGGTGCACAGGTGACCCAGCCGCAGGAGCACCTGGGTGAAGTCTGGGCCGCACTCTCCGCTGGGCAGCCGCGAGAAGAGCTTCACGGCCTCCAGGAAGTAGTGTTGGGCCAGCCTGCCGGCGCCGGTCTGCAGGCACAGGGTCCCGAAGTTGGCCAGGACCACCGCCTTGTTCCGCTGGCGACCCAGGCGCCTGGCGACCCGCAGGGCGCGGTAGTAGccctcggccgcctgctgggtcCTGCCCATCCTCTTCAGGGCGATAGCCGCCATGTTGGCGATCACGCCCTCCTGGTCCAGGGCGGCCACCGCCGCCTCCAGGACGGACTCCAAGATGTCCAGGGCTGCCGGGATCTGCCTGTGAAGCACGTGCAACCAGGCGAGGGCCACCAGGCGGTCCACGACCGTGCGGCTGCCAATCTGGGCGTCCGTCTCCGCGGCCCGCGTCATGAAGGCGATGGCCCTGCCCTGTCGCCCGTGCTGGCTGTGCAGCCGGGCCAGGCTGGCGTAGATGGGGCCGCGCAGCGCCCGCCCCGCGCCCGAGGCCGGGGAGGCCAGGGCCTGCAGGAGGTAGGGGGCGAGCTGGGCGGGGAGGCGGGGGAGCTGGGGGCTGCCCCGCAGGACCAGGGCCGCGCTCCGGAGCGCGCTGTCCAGCGAGCCCCGCACCCGCCGCGAGGCCACCTTGACGCAGCTCAGTGCCAGGTGAGGGAGGCACTTGCGGCTGTAGACGTCCGCCAGCAGCAGGTAGCAGTCGACGGGCCACGAGGCGCCCGGAGCCCCCGAGGCCCCGTACAGCTGCAGCAGCCTCTCCAGGAAGGGCAGGGCCTCCTCGGGCCGCTTGCCGCGGGCGTGGTGCTCGGCCAGCAGGAAGCAGGCCCGGGCCTCGGCCTGCGGGCTGCGGGCGCCGATAGCCCTCCGCAGGCCCAGCTGCAGGAGCCCCGACTCGGCCTCGGAGCCGCCGACGTGGCCGGGCGTCCCCAGGAGCAGGGCCAAGGCCTTGGGCACCACCTGCGCGCACTTCTCCCTGTTCTTCTGCCGCAGGTGGACGGCGGCCAGGCTGGTGTACACGGCCGCCACCAGGACGAGGTCCCCGAAGCGGCCCCCCAGCGCCCCCAGGGCTTCCTCGAAGTACACGCGGGCCTGGGACAGCTTCAGCCGCCGGACGCACAGCCGCCCCAGCAGGAAGCAGAGCCTGGCCAGGGCCATGGGCAGCCCGGCCTTCTTGGCCACCCCCCGGGCCTCAGCCAGAAGCCGGGCCAGCTCCTCATCGTCGGTGAAGCCGCCAAACACACCGCTCAGCCCGGGCGGGGAGAGGTCGTACAGGCCCTGGAAGCCGGCCTCGAAGCCGGGCTTATCCAGGAACTGCAGCAGGGAGCCCAGGGCCTCCGGGTCAGCCCGGGCATCCCCGGCGTCCAGGCGGAAGGAGAGGTCCTTTGTGTCCGGCGAGCTCGCACCACCGGATGCCCCGTGGATGCCCGGGGACGTTGGCTCCTTGGGGCAGCCCCGGCAGGACTTGGCGTCTGGCGAGCTCGCACCACTGGACGCCCCGTGGATGCCCGGGGACGTTGGCTCCTTGGGGCAGCCCCGGCAGGACTTGGCGTCTGGTGAGCTCGCACCACTGGACGCCCCGTGGACTCCCGGGGACGTTGGCTCCTTGGGGCAGCCCCGGCAGGACTTGGCGTCTGGCGAGCTCACACCACTGGACGCCCCGTGGACGCCCGGGGACGTTGGCTCCTTGGGGCAGCCCCGGCAGGACTTGGCGTCTGGCGAGCTCACACCACTGGACGCCCCGTGGACGCCCGGGGACGTTGGCTCCTTGGGGCAGCCCCGGCAGGACTTGCATCGTTCTAGGACATTCTTCACCTTCTGCAGGGTCTCACGTGGCTCTGGGTGCAGGCAAGGCGGGGGCATCTCTGCAAGTGACCAGAATGCCCACGTGGGTTAGAGTGTGGCCTGAGTCCAGGCTGGGCCAGGGCGCATCCCTCCCCGAGCCGCAGGGTCCCTGTCACCTCTCCCACGGGGCTGCCCTAAGCGTCTGAGATTTCTGCGGATTGTGGAGCGCAGAGCTGGGCGCAGTGCGGGGCCGCAGTAGGAGCGACTGCTGGGGGGACACAGAGCAGGTTGGCCAAGCTTTTATCGAGGAATGCTCCTTGCCTTTGCCCTTCCCTCTCAGCCAGCTGAGGAGCCCCCGTGAAACCAATCAGTAGCCAATCAGCCCTGCTGGCCAGCGTGAGCTCAAAAGCACCCACAGAACCAACAGTGGCCTGTGTGCCCATCTGCCCGGCTCTAGCGTGGGGGTCATTATGACAGGAAACACCGGGAATGGCTCCCAGAGCCCGGGGCTCCCCCTTCATCTTGGCTGGTTTGGGAATCTGAGGCTCACGGTCACTAAAGGGTTAAAGAGGAGTGCCAGAGAGCCTGGGGACAAGGAGGTGCCCACAGCTGCCCGCCAAGGGACTGTTGGCCTTGGATGGACTCAGCGCCCGGAGGCATGTCCAGCCTCGAGGAGCAAACACGCTACATTTCCTGTTGCAAAAACATGGGCTTTGAAGGGGAATTTGTTTGGAAGGAAAGAACCAGGATCTAAAGACTCTTCTGTTAGGAGTTCACTTGTAGAAAAATATGTTCAGAACTGTCTGTTAGTCTGTAAAGCctaagaatttaaaacattaagtACGGTTGAGCGGCAAATGTGTGACGTGACCATGTACTTGATTAGCTAAGAAACGCCTGCACCCAGTGGCGGCAAGTGGGCTCCCCAGGGCATCTTCCCATGTTATCCCGGTTATCCTGTCCCCGACAGCTGAGATCCGCCCCGAAGAGAAGCCTGCAGAgggtctggggaggagggagggccctGGCATCGCCCTGGGGCCCCGGGGGCTGGCTTCCGGGCCTCTTCAACCACATCCCACAGTGGTCCGTCCGTGTTTGTGCTTAGATGGGGCCCATCCCCAGGGAATCTCAGAGGGTCCTTGGCACCTGTGTCCCCAGGCTCTCCCTGCCTCCGACCCCCTactgtggggagggggagtgtggagggagaaggagggggtcTCCCTGAACCAGCCCCCCACAGAAAGAGCAGATCCTCAAGGGACTTTTCCAACGTAAGCCTCCAAATTCAGCAAGCTCCACACCCCCTTCACGCCTCCAAGCAGGGCGCGGGGCAAATTTCAGCGGCTCTAGGTTACCTGAAAGGAGCCCAGAACGAGGCATGAGCTCAGACAATGGCGGGGACGGTCCGTCTTTGCTGGGGACAGTGCAGGGGGACCCGGCATGGGCTTGGCCATGGAGAGGTCACCCTCTCTACACAGGCACAGTGCAGGGGGGCTGGCACGTTTGTTGGGGACCTGCTGCGGCAGTGGAGGGGAGCCTCGCCTCCACCTCACCCGACGTcccccctccagccctcccccacGGAGGAGTAAGGTCCATGGCCGGCACCCAtccaagcccagctctgccccctcTGTCTGGCATCACCCCACGGCCCAGCCCCGTGACCGGAGGGACCCCAGGCCGTGTGGGGAGAACGTACCATGTTCTTCCTGTCGCTGCATCTCAGCTTCTTCTGTGTctgaaaagggagagaaggaaagcatCACCGTCCGGCCAGCACCCTGTGTGTCCAGGGCCAAGTCGGGGCGGAGCGGGGGTGGGGCGCACCGGAATCGTAACGTCCCTGACACCAGCTCCCTGCGGGGAAACggactgggctgggggtggggtggggcactgGCCGAGGAGCCACATCTTCCAGGATGTGTCCCCGCCCTAGGCCTCCCCTGCAGGACTCCATCCTCCCTGAGAGGCCGCTGACTTCTGCAGCTCCTGCTCTGGGAACAGGGGACGCGCTCCCCACTGATCCCATCAGCTCTCCCAGGGGCAGGGCGGCAGATCTGGGATTGAACCCCCTCCTCTCCCACTGCCAGCGCTCCCCTGCGCCTCAGTTCCCACCTCCTGAAAATGGGCTGGCGCTAATTGCCCACAGCGTTGCCAtagaaaccaaaggagaaaaagagctGCAAAGACACATGGGAAGTGTGACGTGCTGCCAACTACAGAGCACCCGGCAGAGAGGATCCCACAACACCCCGCAAACGAGGGTCCCAGTGCGGCCTCcgcagaaagagaagaaatcgTGTGCCAGGCTGGCTTAAGCCTGATATGCCAAGGTCAAATTTAAGTATGCCTGTTTAGGAAGAAAAACTGATTTGTGGGATCTCGAAAGTTTAAATCTAATATTGGCAGGAAAAGCCTTATAACACGTGTCAGCAAGCAGGCAgaaaagatgtgtgtgtgcatgtgcacatatGTGTGGATGTGTGTACATAGGTACAcgtatgtgtacgtgtgtgtgtgttcacgagtgtgtgcatatgtatatgtacatggtGGGTATGTGGGTGTGCGCGTATGGCCCTGAGTGTGTCTGTATGTATTCatctgagtgtgtgtgcatgtgtgtgcatatatctgTGTGGGTGTGTACACATGTGAACATTTATCTCCGTCCAGAGGGGTGAAGGAATGAGCTGTAACGTTACGTCCCCACGACCCGTGGGAGCTGGGGGTAAGTTTGCTCCAGCACCGTCCCCTCTCCTGCATTTCCTTTCGCTGTGGCTGCTGACACGCCTCCTTCATCTATGATTCGCACTGCAGCCCAGGGCCCGCACGCTGGCCCTGCCCCAGTGCAGCAGGGGGCCTTAGGCGGGCACCTGGAGTTAGCGGAGGAAAGGCTTCGCTGAGGCCCATCCTCGGGCAGCTGGGAGGCTCGGGCCCGCTTTCCTGCATCTCCCGGCCCCTTACCCTGGCTCCTCTGTGTCTGGCCCGGCATGTCCCCACCTACCGGGAGGGCAGTGACAGCAACTGGCTGGTCACCTTTAAGAGCCCAGGGGCTGGCATTCATTACTGCGGCGTGACGGAGGAAGCAGAACATTCCCGAAGGGAAGCGGGGTGGGTGCCGCTGTGAACAGGGGCTGAAGCAGGTCCATCCAAAGCTCTGCTGAATGGACAGTCCAAACTCACAGAGCCCGGTGCCGACCGCATAGGGCTGATGGGGTCTCAGCCACGGGACAGCTCTGCACCCTTCGTGGTCTTTGCAGAAGTCTGCCCCGAGAAAACTGTCCTAAATCATGGGCTGTAGGGTGTAACCAGCGGCGGGTCCTGAGAGGGGCCCACAGTCATCCCGAGGGGGGTGGGAAGAGCGCCTACCCAAGCACACCTACCCAAGCTGTACACAGTGCAGACGTCCGTGCTGGACATCCTCCTGAGTAGCTGCCTGGCATCCTCCTCGGAAAAGCGTCCTTCGCTGCTGAAGAAAGACCTTTCCTCTTCATtgagaaaaatcacattttccaAGCTGGAAAAAACAAAGTGCATTTAGATTGCACGTTTCCAAGATTTCACACAAAGACCCTTTTCCACTCCCTCACTTGACAGATGGTCCCTGCATACCTATCCTGTGCCCAGCGGTGAAGACaccaagataaaaacaaaacagatcctGCCCTTAAGGTTGCTTTGTCTGGCCAGAGGCAGACACCCAGGAGTGGGAAATGCCATGACAGATGCAGCTGGTCACAGCATCCTGGGAAGGTGAGCTCCTGGGCAGCCTTCAAAGCCCCACCTTAAATGCCCCTTCCCCTGCAAGGCCGGCCATGACAGCTGCAAGCAGACTCAATTCCTCCACACTGTAAGCTCCACACAGAGCCTCACACAACACGAGCTCAGGGCACGTGTGTGCTCCGAAAACTCAgggagaggaaaacaggaaggagacag from Pseudorca crassidens isolate mPseCra1 chromosome 4, mPseCra1.hap1, whole genome shotgun sequence includes the following:
- the SH3TC1 gene encoding SH3 domain and tetratricopeptide repeat-containing protein 1 isoform X3 yields the protein MGGPVTPDIQPMAVGLASAVADCQGSGPEEMTFRSGDHIEILGAQVPGLPWCLGRHAASGQVAFVQTSLISAQGQASDLENVIFLNEEERSFFSSEGRFSEEDARQLLRRMSSTDVCTVYSLDTEEAEMQRQEEHEMPPPCLHPEPRETLQKVKNVLERCKSCRGCPKEPTSPGVHGASSGVSSPDAKSCRGCPKEPTSPGVHGASSGVSSPDAKSCRGCPKEPTSPGVHGASSGASSPDAKSCRGCPKEPTSPGIHGASSGASSPDAKSCRGCPKEPTSPGIHGASGGASSPDTKDLSFRLDAGDARADPEALGSLLQFLDKPGFEAGFQGLYDLSPPGLSGVFGGFTDDEELARLLAEARGVAKKAGLPMALARLCFLLGRLCVRRLKLSQARVYFEEALGALGGRFGDLVLVAAVYTSLAAVHLRQKNREKCAQVVPKALALLLGTPGHVGGSEAESGLLQLGLRRAIGARSPQAEARACFLLAEHHARGKRPEEALPFLERLLQLYGASGAPGASWPVDCYLLLADVYSRKCLPHLALSCVKVASRRVRGSLDSALRSAALVLRGSPQLPRLPAQLAPYLLQALASPASGAGRALRGPIYASLARLHSQHGRQGRAIAFMTRAAETDAQIGSRTVVDRLVALAWLHVLHRQIPAALDILESVLEAAVAALDQEGVIANMAAIALKRMGRTQQAAEGYYRALRVARRLGRQRNKAVVLANFGTLCLQTGAGRLAQHYFLEAVKLFSRLPSGECGPDFTQVLLRLGHLCTRRALTRQGKCYYEWAFLVAVETDHLESQLHAVQRLCHFYSTVMPSEAQCVVYHEFQLSLARRVADKVLEGQLLEAISQLYLSLGTERAYKSALDYTKRSLGIFIDLQKKDKEAHAWLQAGKIYYILQQNELVDVYIQVAQNAALYTGDPKLGLQLFEAAGDIFFNGTWEREKAVSFYRDRALPLAVNTGSQEAELRLCNKLAALLAETEAPQEGLEFAHTALALSVTLGDRLNERVAYHRLAALHQQLGHGELAEHFYLKALSLCTSPLEFDEETLYYVKVYLVLGDIIFYDLKDPLDAAGYYQLALAAAVDLGNKKAQMKIYTRLAAIYHNFLLDREKSLFFYQKARTFATELNIRRGHMAPGRCCGRAAWLVPGPPS